The segment aataaatacttatttataaaataaaatctgcCGGATGCATAGATGAAACGCTAGTGTTTTAAAGAAAACTAAGTTAGTTACACAACTAAAATTAAAGTCTAAAATAAATGTATACTAATAATCGAAGGACATGACTTGATTTTTCAATATAgtgatttgaaattttaatgagttttatcttcttttctttgtcTCCAATATCTTATTATTATAGTGATTTTTGTAGGAAAAAGACTTTCATGAgataaactaagaaaaataaaaatcattaaaacaaaTTTCTCTCCAATAccttattattaaatatattatttggaaaattaacataaagttaattaatatttttaaaagaatacattctttttccaaaatctatactataataatttaaatcacAAATAACTTTAAAAGTCCATACAGAATATAGTAAGCTAAAAAAAGATCCTTTGAAAGGAATCAAtctgacatatatatatattttggaaaattagcataaaattaacaaacattttttaaaaagatagaaAAACTTTGTAAGAATAAAGGctataataatttaagtcacataagattttaaaattttgaaactacaCAATCTTGCATATTTTggtgaataaatttaaaatatcaaaaaattatatcaaatcaccattttagttaatattttaagataataagATTTCCAATAAAATTcttccaaataaaataaaataaattatgtatctcataaaattcttttaaaactctctaaaacattagaaaataaatgtaaCAAATGTATTATTCCGGAAATTCAGAAAAGATTGTTTCAAGGATACAAACCTTTTAAGaataaagatataaatattttaaatgacaAAAGATTTAAACTAcataatattgaaaattttcGTGAAGAGCTtaattaacaataaaatatatgtttagagTAAACCACTTATGTAAAACACATATTGTTGAAACACTTTagttattattttcaaattgttTTCATCAACCAAAAAGTACCAATTTGTTTActacttaaaaattaaaattttaatcaacGTATTATCTTATGTTTcgatacaaattattttattcagTTACATTCACAGATTTCATAAAACTAATCAACTAGGctataataaaacaaatctaATATGAGTGTAATGTACAAAAGATTAAAACTATGTTCATTTAAGAAAACTACATGATAATTtctccaaaatatttaatattcacATATAAAgttattgattttttagaacatataaaatttcaaatgatTTCAAATgaattatttcaaataaaaagacGTTTTGAGAATAATATCATAATATAGATGAAAATAAAGAGTCTTAAAGGACAtgtaaatttcaaataaaatttataaagaagATCAATAATAAACTAGTTTGAAATATAACATAAAAGAATGGTAAAAAATAACGAAGATGATTTTATCAGATAATATACTATCAAAAGATGCCAATTaaaaaactatgaaaaataatatcttacgaacttttaatatttaagaaaaaaatcttcAGATACAGTAAAGATATCTTGAATTTAAAGATTTATTTTTCACCCCCATAAAAGATATCATGAACAGTGAGCTCTGCTTCGCAAGTTCTCTCTGTGGATTTCATGTTCTGTTGTGTTTGGTACGATGAGAAAGAACATACACGTGGCTCAAGCCACagaagatcatcatcatcagcgaCAGCATAAGCTATCAACGAGTTTAAGTTCTAAACTAGCAAAGACATGGGTCACCGCCAAAATCCACATTAtagtcttcttcatcttcctccttAGTGTTTCTCTCTCTTGGATATTTACGGtaatatttttctctttgtCATGATAACACttaattcttgttttttttttggtggaaaAACTGAATTTAGAAAGATTGATAGACTTGATACATATGACTATGAGAATATCATACGACACGCTAACGAGAAAGATGATAACTATTgttagcaaacaaaaaaaaagagagaaagatgataactttatatgttatatagTGATTGTAGAAAGACTATACCATTGTCCATTGAGGTGTCTAAAGAAATACATTTACTCACATACTTGTAGTGATGGAACCTATAAactttataatcttttttttagcaaaaaaaactttataatcttaatatttttgttttgttttgtgttattCATAGTTTGTATTAGGTGATAGTAGATTCCAAGTAACATCAGCATTCACAAGAAACACCAACAAAAGTGCTACCACAACAACAAATATTCCGAGGACTGTTATCAAGATCCCATTAAACTGTACACTCCTCAACAACACTACTACACAAACATGTCCTTCAAACTATCCAACCAAGTTCGAGCCGACAATCTCTTCCTCGGAAACTTGTCCTGATTACTTTCGATGGATCCAACAAGACCTAAAGGTGTGGCAAGAGACAGGGATCACAAGAGAAACACTAGAAAGAGCAAAAGCTAATGCTCATTTCAGGCTAGTGATAAAGTCAGGGAGATTGTATGTTGACCAGTATGTTAAAGCTTATCAGACGAGAGACGTATTCACAATTTGGGGAATACTTCAACTTCTAAGAATGTATCCTGGTCAAATCCCTGATCTTGAGCTTTTCTTCCTCTGTTATGATAAACCCATCATCTGGAAAAGAGACTTCACCAAAAATAGAAAGGACACATGGCCTCCTCCGCCTTTGTTTCGCTATTGCGGTCACGGTGATGCATACGACATCGTGTTCCCTGATTGGAGCTTCTGGGGTTGGTATGACCTTCTCATAAGActtacttttctttcttttctctcaGTTAATGGTTGTCAAGATTAATTTATCTTGAAAgccttttataaaaaaaattcttgttaaaatacaaacatttttaaaactaaaattgcTTTTCTGTGTGACATACAAAAAGCatacattatatttaattatcactaaaattttcattaaaaataaattagtcaTTACTTACAGTTacaatttatatcatttaaatataatGCACTATTGCACTTAATTTTTTGTAAagatatttactattttaaaataattattgataattaaaaaaattatcattgtttaaataaataattaaattcataattactatcataatattataaatatttttttttcaatttttgtttataaaaatctatttatattttttaagtcGGTCGATAGTGTATGATGGCATGTACCACCAAAGTATGTAAATATTAGTATGTTTTTAATAGGCCGGAGGTGAATATAAAGGAGTGGAAGAAGTTATCTGTGGCACTACAAGAAGGGAACAAAAGGGTGAAATGGAAAGATAGAATTCCATACGCTTACTGGAAAGGAAACACTCATGTTTCTACTCCAATAAGAAAAGATCTCATGAGATGTAACTTCTCCGACAAGTATGACCCTATGGTTCGACTCTATGCTCAGGTATGTGCATAACATCTCCCATTGTATGGGGTATAAGAAGTCATGTGTTCGATTTACGTTGGGAGGGATCATAGAATTAATTTAACATGGTCTGACTCTCGCCTTAGGATccaatattttcttattaaaaacacacacacacacacatctcCCATCTATATAAGTTTGAATGTGTATTCCATTTTGCAACCAATTTACACTGAATCTTGAAATTGGACTTTATAATTTACATGCATTCTCAAATAACGAGTGTGTTTCATTTTGTTACAATTTATACCATGTAGTCATTTATATAACGTCAAACCTAGCAGTTCTTGTCTCACTCTCACATGTTGTTTCAGGATTGGAGAAATGTGAGCACGAAGGGGTTTAAAGGAACAA is part of the Raphanus sativus cultivar WK10039 chromosome 5, ASM80110v3, whole genome shotgun sequence genome and harbors:
- the LOC108858669 gene encoding uncharacterized protein LOC108858669; translated protein: MRKNIHVAQATEDHHHQRQHKLSTSLSSKLAKTWVTAKIHIIVFFIFLLSVSLSWIFTFVLGDSRFQVTSAFTRNTNKSATTTTNIPRTVIKIPLNCTLLNNTTTQTCPSNYPTKFEPTISSSETCPDYFRWIQQDLKVWQETGITRETLERAKANAHFRLVIKSGRLYVDQYVKAYQTRDVFTIWGILQLLRMYPGQIPDLELFFLCYDKPIIWKRDFTKNRKDTWPPPPLFRYCGHGDAYDIVFPDWSFWGWPEVNIKEWKKLSVALQEGNKRVKWKDRIPYAYWKGNTHVSTPIRKDLMRCNFSDKYDPMVRLYAQDWRNVSTKGFKGTNLEDQCTHRYKIYIEGEAWSVSEKYILSCDSMTLLVKPEYYDFFIRSMVPMKHYWPIRQNNKCGDLKFAVEWGNNNTDKAQVIGRGGSDYIMKNVEMKYVYDYMLYVLQGYGKLMKLDVTVPENATEVCSETMACPITDGRLMRQCMDDSLVMSPSVKAACNLPKPYGDYELKRILKKRQSAERKVMKWTDDYWNLRSRE